Proteins encoded together in one Flavobacteriales bacterium window:
- a CDS encoding type II toxin-antitoxin system HicB family antitoxin, whose translation MNHTLQVIIEHDKDGYFAYVPELKGCHTQGDSLDEVMKNIKEAIDLYWSTLRPAEIKRIAKRRVFTTSMPVSVG comes from the coding sequence ATGAACCACACACTACAAGTCATCATCGAGCACGACAAGGACGGCTACTTCGCCTACGTGCCAGAGCTGAAGGGGTGCCACACCCAAGGCGATAGCCTCGATGAGGTGATGAAGAACATCAAGGAGGCAATCGACTTGTATTGGAGTACGCTGCGTCCGGCCGAGATCAAGCGCATTGCCAAGCGACGCGTCTTCACCACGTCAATGCCG
- the dut gene encoding dUTP diphosphatase — MIAAVTEVRITNKGKHPLPQYATPHSAGLDLRANLETPIVLAPGQRALIPTGLYLELPEGTEAQVRPRSGLAFKHGITVLNSPGTIDADYRGEVGVLLVNHGHEPFTVNDGERVAQLVVAAYVRVAFAEVDDLRGSDRGTGGFGHTGVR; from the coding sequence ATGATCGCAGCGGTTACCGAGGTCCGCATCACCAACAAAGGCAAGCACCCCCTGCCGCAGTACGCCACGCCGCACAGCGCCGGCCTGGACCTGCGCGCCAACCTGGAGACCCCGATCGTGCTGGCCCCCGGCCAACGCGCGCTGATCCCCACCGGCCTGTACCTGGAACTGCCCGAGGGCACCGAGGCCCAGGTGCGCCCCCGCAGCGGCCTGGCCTTCAAGCACGGCATCACAGTGCTCAACAGCCCCGGCACCATCGATGCCGATTACCGCGGCGAGGTGGGCGTGCTGCTGGTCAACCACGGGCACGAGCCCTTCACGGTGAACGACGGCGAGCGGGTGGCCCAATTGGTGGTGGCGGCGTACGTCAGGGTCGCATTCGCGGAAGTTGATGACCTTCGCGGCTCGGATCGCGGGACGGGCGGCTTCGGCCATACCGGGGTCCGCTGA
- a CDS encoding nucleotidyltransferase, translating to MKIIVPMAGMGKRMRPHTHTTAKPLLPIAGKPIVQRLVEDLAAVAGEPVEEVAYIVHPSFGAKVEQGLVAIAEAIGAKGSIHYQEVAHGTAHAILCAESALSGRIIVAFADTLFRAQLELDKDCDGVIWVNKVDDPRPFGVVKRDDQGIITEFVEKPQVFVSDLAIIGIYYFADGGRLRTEMQYLIDNDIKEKGEYQLTNAMENMKRKGARFKAGAVDVWMDCGNKNAMVDTNTKVLGFMKDDPALVSKSMKAVNSVVIPPCFIGDGVELANSIVGPNVSVEEGARISGSVVRDSILRGGVRVQDAVIANSMIGERASVTGRAMDLSLGDDATAG from the coding sequence ATGAAGATCATCGTCCCCATGGCGGGCATGGGCAAGCGGATGCGTCCGCACACCCACACCACCGCCAAGCCCCTGCTGCCCATCGCGGGCAAGCCCATTGTGCAACGTCTCGTGGAGGACCTGGCCGCCGTGGCCGGGGAGCCCGTGGAGGAGGTGGCCTACATCGTGCACCCCAGCTTCGGCGCCAAGGTGGAGCAGGGCCTGGTGGCCATCGCCGAAGCGATCGGGGCCAAGGGCAGCATCCACTACCAGGAAGTGGCGCACGGCACCGCCCATGCCATCCTCTGCGCCGAGAGCGCCTTGAGCGGCCGCATCATCGTGGCCTTCGCCGACACCCTCTTCCGCGCGCAGCTGGAATTGGACAAGGACTGCGACGGCGTGATCTGGGTGAACAAGGTGGACGACCCGCGCCCCTTCGGCGTGGTGAAGCGCGACGACCAGGGCATCATCACCGAATTCGTGGAGAAGCCCCAGGTGTTCGTGAGCGATCTCGCGATCATCGGCATCTACTACTTCGCCGATGGCGGGCGCCTCCGCACCGAGATGCAATACCTCATCGACAACGACATCAAGGAGAAGGGCGAGTACCAGCTCACCAACGCCATGGAGAACATGAAGCGCAAGGGCGCTCGTTTCAAGGCCGGCGCGGTGGACGTGTGGATGGACTGCGGGAACAAGAACGCCATGGTGGACACCAACACCAAGGTGCTGGGCTTCATGAAGGACGACCCCGCCCTGGTGAGCAAGAGCATGAAGGCGGTGAACAGCGTGGTGATCCCGCCCTGCTTCATCGGCGACGGCGTGGAGCTGGCGAACAGCATCGTGGGCCCGAACGTGAGCGTCGAGGAGGGGGCCCGCATCAGCGGCAGCGTGGTGCGCGACTCGATCCTGCGGGGCGGGGTGCGTGTACAGGACGCGGTGATCGCCAACAGCATGATCGGCGAACGCGCGAGCGTGACCGGCCGTGCCATGGACCTGAGCCTGGGCGACGACGCCACCGCTGGGTGA
- a CDS encoding tetratricopeptide repeat protein, whose product MRHPLPLLSLLLVLVTACGGTRQATVAPPAGGHAEPGDHTQASDQRARVMRLFMDASQARLNGQPGKATALFEQCIKLDPANHAAMFEMAKLLHMQQRPTEALAWAKKAQSGDPDNIWYRFLLADLYGQYGQLDRSAETFQGIVDRWPERHEVRFQLAHTLAMAGRTDEARKVFKDIRTHLGNGEEVVTQEYGMLANAGRLQEAREVLETALKDDPDNVAYLGMLAELCDEMGEGEKALELYRRVLEADPDDSMTRLALAEHYYAKGDMDPAFEQLGLAFGDPDLDVDPKMQVLLGFFEMSTGGTDDNKDLVRRAYTLIDVLERTHPESGKPSTIRGDFLMRDGRIPEARDAFRKALVHEKDKFPIWMQVLQMDLQAGDHAALRDDAQTAAELFPTSPEPWLYLGIAQSQLKAYDPAIEALVTGRDLVVDNDPLLASFWTSLGDTYHSAGRHDRSDEAFDQALRLDPRNATTLNNYAYYLSLRGEKLERAREMSEQSNKLAPGQTSFEDTFAWVLHRMGRHAEARTWIEKALASGGATSGEVVEHYGDILYALGDRAGAVEQWRKALALGGASEAIGSKVSSGRPAE is encoded by the coding sequence ATGCGCCATCCCCTCCCGCTCCTGAGCCTGCTGCTGGTGCTGGTCACGGCTTGCGGGGGCACGCGGCAGGCCACCGTCGCCCCGCCGGCCGGCGGCCACGCGGAGCCCGGCGACCACACGCAGGCCAGCGACCAGCGCGCCCGGGTGATGCGCCTGTTCATGGACGCCTCGCAGGCCCGGTTGAACGGCCAGCCCGGCAAGGCCACCGCCCTCTTCGAGCAGTGCATCAAGCTGGACCCCGCCAACCACGCCGCCATGTTCGAGATGGCCAAGCTGCTGCACATGCAGCAGCGGCCCACCGAAGCGCTCGCCTGGGCGAAGAAGGCGCAGTCCGGCGACCCGGACAACATCTGGTATCGGTTCCTGCTGGCCGACCTCTACGGGCAGTACGGTCAGTTGGACCGATCGGCCGAGACCTTCCAAGGCATCGTGGACCGCTGGCCCGAGCGGCATGAGGTCCGCTTCCAACTGGCGCACACCCTGGCCATGGCGGGCCGCACGGATGAGGCGCGCAAGGTGTTCAAGGACATCCGCACGCATCTGGGCAATGGCGAGGAGGTGGTGACGCAGGAGTACGGCATGCTGGCCAACGCCGGCAGGCTGCAGGAGGCGCGGGAGGTGCTGGAGACCGCCTTGAAGGACGACCCGGACAACGTGGCCTATCTGGGCATGCTGGCCGAGCTGTGCGACGAGATGGGCGAGGGCGAGAAGGCCCTGGAGCTGTACCGCCGCGTGCTGGAGGCCGACCCGGACGACAGCATGACGCGGCTGGCCCTGGCCGAGCACTACTACGCCAAGGGCGATATGGACCCCGCCTTCGAGCAGCTGGGGCTGGCCTTCGGCGACCCCGACCTGGACGTGGACCCCAAGATGCAGGTGTTGCTCGGATTCTTCGAGATGAGCACCGGTGGCACCGACGACAACAAGGACCTGGTGCGGCGGGCCTACACGCTGATCGACGTGCTGGAGCGCACGCACCCCGAAAGCGGCAAGCCCAGCACCATCCGCGGCGATTTCCTGATGCGGGACGGGCGCATCCCGGAGGCGCGCGATGCGTTCCGCAAGGCCCTGGTGCATGAGAAGGACAAGTTCCCCATCTGGATGCAGGTGCTGCAGATGGACCTGCAGGCCGGCGACCACGCGGCGCTGCGCGATGACGCCCAGACCGCCGCCGAGCTCTTTCCCACCAGCCCCGAACCGTGGCTCTACCTGGGCATCGCCCAGTCCCAGTTGAAGGCCTACGACCCGGCCATCGAGGCACTGGTGACGGGCCGCGACCTGGTGGTGGACAACGACCCCTTGCTGGCCTCGTTCTGGACCAGCCTGGGCGACACCTACCACAGCGCGGGTCGGCACGACCGCAGCGACGAGGCTTTCGACCAGGCCCTGCGCCTGGACCCGCGCAACGCCACCACGCTGAACAACTACGCCTACTACCTGAGCCTGCGCGGCGAGAAGTTGGAGCGAGCCCGGGAGATGAGCGAGCAGAGCAACAAGCTGGCCCCGGGCCAGACCTCCTTCGAGGACACCTTCGCCTGGGTGCTGCACCGCATGGGCCGCCATGCCGAGGCGCGCACCTGGATCGAGAAGGCCCTGGCCAGCGGCGGCGCCACCAGCGGCGAGGTGGTGGAGCACTACGGCGACATCCTCTATGCCTTGGGCGACCGCGCCGGTGCGGTGGAGCAGTGGCGCAAGGCGCTGGCGCTGGGCGGTGCCAGTGAGGCCATCGGCAGCAAGGTGAGCTCCGGTCGGCCCGCCGAATGA
- a CDS encoding DUF4292 domain-containing protein — MTRPAARPLRCILGLLLLLGPGCRPVKQVFQADRELPLRSAEKVVENALAALPADVHYFSAKADVDLVMPDASRSFRSAVRLVTDSALWVSITPALGIEVARALVTVDSVKVLDRLKDTYFVGGRDNAWARFGIDPDLDLLQQALLGRPIGLDPREKYRVDREDGHYVLTSREKRRFVRAAEDILPGDTLADDRDMKERRLERTLRKAGEREAVVFRYWVEPDSFRVVRVLVSDLARDQHADVRYAEVGTGEAPPFPHRISLSLSDPVRHASGTLQLTRIDTIGPLQLPFRVPEKFVPME, encoded by the coding sequence ATGACCCGGCCCGCCGCCCGTCCCCTCCGCTGCATCCTCGGCCTTCTCCTGCTCCTTGGCCCGGGCTGTCGTCCGGTGAAGCAGGTGTTCCAGGCGGACCGTGAGCTGCCCCTGCGGTCGGCGGAGAAGGTGGTGGAGAACGCGCTCGCCGCCCTGCCGGCCGATGTGCATTACTTCAGCGCCAAGGCCGATGTGGACCTGGTGATGCCCGATGCGTCCCGCTCCTTCCGCAGTGCCGTGCGCCTGGTGACCGACAGCGCGCTGTGGGTGAGCATCACTCCGGCGCTGGGCATCGAGGTGGCCCGTGCGCTGGTGACGGTGGACAGCGTGAAGGTGCTCGACCGCCTGAAGGACACCTATTTCGTGGGCGGTCGCGACAATGCCTGGGCGCGGTTCGGCATCGATCCGGACCTGGACCTGTTGCAGCAGGCGCTGCTGGGGCGGCCCATCGGGCTGGACCCTCGGGAGAAGTACCGCGTCGACCGCGAGGATGGACACTATGTGCTCACAAGCCGGGAGAAGCGCCGCTTCGTGCGGGCCGCGGAGGACATCCTGCCCGGGGACACGCTGGCCGACGACCGCGACATGAAGGAGCGGCGCCTGGAGCGCACCCTGCGCAAAGCGGGCGAGCGCGAGGCCGTCGTGTTCCGCTACTGGGTGGAGCCCGATAGCTTCCGGGTGGTGCGTGTGCTGGTGAGCGACCTGGCACGCGATCAACACGCCGATGTGCGTTATGCGGAGGTCGGCACGGGCGAAGCGCCACCCTTCCCCCACCGCATCTCCCTTTCTTTGTCCGACCCGGTCCGCCATGCCTCAGGCACCCTGCAGCTCACCCGCATCGACACCATCGGTCCGCTCCAGCTCCCCTTCCGGGTGCCGGAGAAGTTCGTCCCGATGGAGTAG
- a CDS encoding peptidoglycan DD-metalloendopeptidase family protein, whose protein sequence is MPGAAQDRKKLEKKRDALDKQIRTTNTLLEQARKEQQSAERQLQLLDQQLRTRQELIATLGGEVREADQRIAEDEAVVKALEEDLGVLRGEYGRMLHYAYRNRSAYDRLSYLFAAESFQQAWKRSRYLDQLAEHRRRQVEQITATQADLEARIARLRDLRSEKTSLLGEQQQERARLDRDKDGRETTLAQLRKEESRLKSTLRKQEGQRRDLDAAIRKAIEAELKPKAGGTTSKGGKLDLTLTPEARELNADFEKNKGRLPWPVAKGVITSRFGKQPHPVLKGIVIENNGIDITTEKGASVRALFRGEVSSVIVIPGAGKAVIVTHGAYRTVYSNLRDVAVAKGQKVDTKQAVGTVLSEEGTAVAHVEIWKVTAEGLVKVDPSPWLAQP, encoded by the coding sequence GTGCCCGGTGCGGCGCAGGACCGCAAGAAGCTGGAGAAGAAGCGCGATGCGCTGGACAAGCAGATCCGCACCACCAACACCCTGTTGGAGCAGGCGCGCAAGGAACAGCAGAGCGCCGAACGGCAGCTGCAGCTCCTGGACCAGCAACTTCGGACGCGCCAGGAGCTGATCGCCACGCTGGGCGGCGAGGTGCGCGAGGCCGACCAACGCATCGCCGAGGACGAGGCGGTGGTGAAGGCCCTGGAGGAGGACCTGGGCGTGCTGCGCGGCGAATACGGCCGCATGCTGCACTATGCCTACCGCAACCGCAGCGCCTACGACCGCCTCAGCTACCTCTTCGCCGCCGAGAGCTTCCAGCAGGCCTGGAAGCGCAGCCGCTACCTGGACCAGCTGGCCGAGCACCGCCGCCGGCAGGTGGAGCAGATCACCGCCACCCAGGCCGACCTGGAGGCCCGCATCGCCCGCCTGCGCGACCTGCGCAGTGAGAAGACGTCCCTGCTCGGCGAGCAACAGCAGGAACGTGCGCGGCTGGACCGCGACAAGGACGGTCGCGAGACCACCCTCGCGCAGCTGCGCAAGGAGGAGAGCCGGTTGAAGAGCACGCTTCGCAAGCAGGAAGGCCAGCGACGCGACCTGGACGCCGCCATCCGCAAGGCCATCGAGGCCGAACTGAAGCCCAAGGCCGGCGGCACCACCAGCAAGGGCGGCAAGCTCGACCTCACACTGACCCCCGAAGCGCGGGAGCTGAACGCCGACTTCGAGAAGAACAAGGGGCGGCTGCCGTGGCCCGTGGCCAAGGGCGTCATCACCAGCCGCTTCGGCAAGCAGCCGCACCCGGTGCTCAAGGGCATCGTCATCGAGAACAACGGCATCGACATCACCACCGAGAAGGGCGCCTCGGTCCGGGCCTTGTTCCGCGGGGAGGTGAGCAGTGTGATCGTGATCCCCGGGGCGGGCAAGGCCGTCATCGTCACCCACGGGGCCTACCGCACGGTGTACAGCAACCTGCGCGACGTGGCGGTGGCCAAGGGCCAGAAGGTGGACACCAAGCAGGCGGTGGGCACGGTGCTCAGCGAAGAGGGTACGGCCGTGGCGCACGTGGAGATCTGGAAGGTGACGGCCGAGGGCCTGGTGAAGGTGGACCCCTCGCCCTGGCTCGCACAGCCCTGA
- the tatA gene encoding twin-arginine translocase TatA/TatE family subunit, whose protein sequence is MKLGMWEIILIVLALLLLFGGKKIPELMRGLGKGMKEFKDAQKGDAPSDEKR, encoded by the coding sequence ATGAAACTCGGCATGTGGGAGATCATCCTCATCGTTCTGGCGCTGCTGTTGTTGTTCGGCGGCAAGAAGATCCCCGAACTGATGCGCGGGCTGGGCAAGGGCATGAAGGAGTTCAAGGACGCGCAGAAAGGAGACGCGCCCTCGGACGAGAAGCGCTGA
- the gatA gene encoding Asp-tRNA(Asn)/Glu-tRNA(Gln) amidotransferase subunit GatA has product MRPTRTLREAREAMASGTTVRALTEAALAEARRQAHLNAFLELFEESALAQADRVDAAVRQGTAGPLAGLMLSIKDNICYKDHRVGASSRILEGFTSLYSATVVERLLAAGAVIIGRTNCDEFAMGSSNENSAYGPVANPLDPTRVPGGSSGGAAASVAAGIVHAALGSDTGGSIRQPASFTGTVGLKPTYGRVSRYGLIAFASSFDQIGPFARTVEDATAVYNAMAGQDPLDSTTSARPSPPVTLRDPGTLRIAYYRECVERPGVAPAVREAMTALVERLQAEGHRVEPAELPLLDHQVPTYYIIATAEASSNLARFDGIHYGHRSKAAKGVEETYRLSRSEGFGPEVQRRILLGTFVLSAGYYDAYYAQAQRVRRLIRDATLRTLADHDLILLPTCPITAFEQGALTADPIAMYLQDIFTVQANLAGNPAISVPLGTDGQGLPFGAQLMAAPFREEVLLRAAAHLLPA; this is encoded by the coding sequence ATGCGCCCCACCCGCACCCTGCGTGAGGCCCGGGAGGCCATGGCCTCGGGGACCACGGTGCGCGCCCTCACCGAGGCGGCGCTCGCCGAGGCCCGGCGGCAGGCCCACCTCAACGCCTTTCTGGAGCTCTTCGAGGAGAGCGCGCTGGCGCAGGCCGACCGGGTGGATGCCGCGGTGCGCCAAGGCACGGCCGGACCGCTCGCCGGGCTGATGCTCAGCATCAAGGACAACATCTGCTACAAGGACCACCGAGTGGGGGCCTCCAGCCGCATCCTGGAGGGCTTCACGAGCCTCTACAGCGCCACGGTGGTGGAACGGCTGTTGGCGGCCGGCGCGGTGATCATCGGCCGCACCAACTGCGACGAGTTCGCCATGGGCAGCAGCAACGAGAACAGCGCCTACGGGCCGGTGGCCAACCCGCTGGACCCCACGCGGGTGCCGGGCGGCTCCAGCGGTGGCGCCGCGGCCAGCGTGGCCGCCGGCATCGTGCATGCGGCCTTGGGCAGCGACACGGGCGGCAGCATCCGGCAGCCCGCCTCCTTCACCGGCACGGTGGGGCTGAAGCCCACCTACGGCCGGGTGAGCCGCTACGGCCTCATCGCCTTCGCCAGCAGCTTCGACCAGATCGGGCCCTTCGCCCGCACGGTGGAGGATGCCACGGCGGTGTACAACGCCATGGCCGGGCAGGACCCGCTGGACAGCACCACCAGCGCCCGGCCCTCCCCGCCCGTCACGCTGCGCGATCCCGGCACCCTGCGCATCGCCTACTACCGCGAATGCGTGGAGCGCCCCGGGGTGGCCCCGGCGGTGCGCGAGGCGATGACCGCCCTGGTGGAGCGCCTGCAGGCCGAAGGCCACCGGGTGGAACCCGCCGAACTGCCCCTGCTGGACCACCAGGTGCCCACGTACTACATCATCGCCACGGCCGAGGCCAGCAGCAACCTGGCCCGCTTCGACGGCATCCACTACGGGCACCGCAGCAAGGCCGCCAAAGGGGTGGAGGAGACCTACCGCCTGAGCCGCAGCGAGGGCTTCGGCCCGGAGGTGCAGCGTCGGATCCTGCTGGGCACCTTCGTGCTGAGCGCCGGTTACTACGACGCGTACTACGCCCAGGCCCAACGCGTACGCCGGCTGATCCGCGATGCCACCCTGCGCACCCTGGCCGACCACGACCTGATCCTACTGCCCACCTGCCCCATCACCGCGTTCGAGCAGGGGGCGTTGACCGCCGACCCCATCGCCATGTATCTGCAGGACATCTTCACGGTACAGGCCAACCTGGCGGGCAACCCGGCCATCAGCGTGCCGCTGGGCACCGATGGCCAGGGCCTGCCGTTCGGGGCGCAGCTCATGGCCGCCCCTTTTAGGGAGGAGGTGCTCCTGCGGGCCGCAGCCCACCTGCTGCCCGCCTGA
- a CDS encoding DUF177 domain-containing protein, translating to MPFVFRTGTAVQALKDHSIEFVGLKDGLHDFRFVLDDAFFAAAADEELHGGACTVDVKLDKNPNLLVADLHIAGTVRMDCDHCNAPLDQPVDGKLRQVYHLNGRQRFDGDDDVIGLDPADHAIQLSHPMYECLRLALPARRVHAPGGCDPAVDSILNEQHAGPAGNDPRWSALNALKDNR from the coding sequence TTGCCCTTCGTTTTCCGAACGGGCACCGCCGTGCAAGCGCTCAAGGACCACTCCATCGAATTCGTCGGGCTGAAGGACGGCCTGCACGACTTCCGGTTCGTGCTGGACGATGCCTTCTTCGCCGCCGCGGCCGACGAGGAGCTGCATGGCGGGGCCTGCACGGTGGACGTCAAGCTGGACAAGAACCCCAACCTGCTGGTGGCCGATCTGCACATCGCGGGCACCGTGCGCATGGACTGCGACCACTGCAACGCCCCGCTGGACCAGCCTGTGGACGGCAAGCTCCGGCAGGTGTACCACCTCAACGGCCGGCAGCGCTTCGACGGGGACGACGACGTGATCGGCCTGGACCCGGCGGACCATGCGATCCAGCTGAGCCACCCCATGTACGAGTGCCTGCGGCTGGCACTGCCGGCCCGGCGCGTGCACGCCCCGGGCGGGTGCGACCCGGCCGTGGACTCCATCCTGAACGAACAGCACGCAGGCCCGGCGGGGAACGACCCGCGCTGGTCCGCGCTCAACGCCTTGAAAGACAACCGCTGA
- the rpmF gene encoding 50S ribosomal protein L32: protein MPNPKRRHSKTRTMKRRTHQRAGTPTVSKDPNTGEMHLRHRAYKVGEDLYYRGKVVVSGTAAE from the coding sequence ATGCCCAATCCGAAGCGACGCCATTCCAAGACCCGCACCATGAAGCGGCGCACCCACCAGCGCGCCGGCACCCCCACGGTGAGCAAGGACCCCAACACGGGTGAGATGCACCTGCGCCACCGCGCCTACAAGGTGGGCGAGGACCTGTACTACCGCGGCAAGGTGGTGGTGAGCGGCACGGCCGCCGAGTGA
- the plsX gene encoding phosphate acyltransferase PlsX: MRIGLDIMGSDHGPEVPMKGAVMAARELPADVQLVLIGDPEAIAAGLAREGVDPARFEVVASHNDITMQDSATKALQSKPESSISLGFGLMKAGRLDAFASTGNTGAMLVGAVLSVKPIPGIIRPCIPSVVPKENGQYGIMLDVGANADCKPDVLTQFGLLGHLLAKHVYHIDEPKVALLNIGEEDKKGNATALAAYGLMKEQTQYTFIGNVEGRDLFNDKADVMVTDGFTGNIVLKAVEAFHDLLKLRGVHEPFFDRFDYENYGGLPVLGVNGNVIIGHGISNEVTIKNMVLFTRDVVESRLNDRIREALV, encoded by the coding sequence ATGAGGATCGGACTGGACATCATGGGCAGCGACCATGGGCCCGAAGTGCCCATGAAGGGAGCCGTCATGGCCGCCCGCGAGCTGCCGGCCGACGTGCAGCTGGTGCTGATCGGCGACCCGGAGGCCATCGCCGCCGGGCTGGCCCGTGAGGGCGTGGACCCCGCGCGCTTCGAGGTGGTGGCCAGCCACAACGACATCACCATGCAGGACAGCGCCACCAAGGCGCTGCAGTCGAAGCCGGAGAGCAGCATCAGCCTGGGCTTCGGGCTGATGAAGGCCGGCCGGCTGGACGCCTTCGCCAGCACGGGCAACACCGGCGCCATGCTGGTGGGCGCCGTGCTGAGCGTGAAACCGATCCCGGGCATCATCCGCCCGTGCATCCCCAGTGTGGTGCCCAAAGAGAACGGACAGTACGGGATCATGCTCGACGTGGGGGCCAATGCCGACTGCAAGCCGGACGTCCTCACCCAGTTCGGGCTGCTGGGCCACCTGCTGGCCAAGCACGTGTACCACATCGACGAACCCAAGGTGGCCCTGCTCAACATCGGCGAGGAGGACAAGAAGGGCAACGCCACCGCCCTGGCCGCCTACGGCCTGATGAAGGAGCAGACGCAGTACACCTTCATCGGCAACGTGGAAGGGCGCGACCTCTTCAACGACAAGGCCGACGTGATGGTCACCGACGGCTTCACGGGCAACATCGTGCTGAAGGCGGTGGAAGCCTTCCACGACCTGCTGAAGCTGCGCGGGGTGCACGAGCCCTTCTTCGACCGGTTCGACTACGAGAACTACGGCGGCCTGCCCGTGCTGGGCGTGAACGGCAACGTCATCATCGGCCACGGCATCAGCAACGAGGTCACCATCAAGAACATGGTCCTGTTCACCCGCGACGTGGTGGAGAGCCGCTTGAACGACCGCATCCGCGAAGCGCTGGTATGA
- a CDS encoding ketoacyl-ACP synthase III, with protein MSRRITAAVTAVHGWVPDRVLSNHDLEHMVDTNDAWITERTGIKERRIMDRGVGTSEVGVRSVQAICEKRGIDPKEIDLLICATVTPDHQFPATANIICDRIGAKNAWGFDLMAACSGFLYGLTVAAQFIESGKYRKVVVVGADKMSSIIDYQDRATCIIFGDGGGAVLLEPNEEGLGILDSALHADGSGCQFLHQKAGGSVKPATIRTVEAREHNVFQEGKSVFKFAVTNMADVSAQVMERNGLTAADITWLVPHQANLRIIDATARRMGLDDSKVMINIGRYGNTTAGTLPLCLWEWEPRLKKGDNLILSAFGGGFTWGAVYLKWAYGG; from the coding sequence ATGAGCCGCCGCATCACCGCCGCCGTCACCGCCGTGCATGGCTGGGTGCCCGACCGGGTGCTGAGCAACCACGACCTGGAGCACATGGTGGACACCAACGATGCGTGGATCACCGAACGGACGGGCATCAAGGAGCGGCGCATCATGGACCGAGGGGTGGGCACCTCGGAGGTCGGGGTGCGGAGCGTGCAGGCCATCTGTGAGAAGCGGGGGATCGACCCCAAGGAGATCGACCTGCTGATCTGCGCCACGGTGACGCCGGACCACCAGTTCCCGGCCACGGCGAACATCATCTGCGACCGGATCGGCGCGAAGAACGCCTGGGGCTTCGACCTGATGGCGGCCTGCAGCGGCTTCCTCTACGGCCTTACGGTCGCAGCCCAGTTCATCGAATCGGGTAAATACCGCAAGGTGGTGGTGGTGGGCGCCGACAAGATGAGCAGCATCATCGACTACCAGGACCGGGCCACCTGCATCATCTTCGGGGATGGCGGGGGTGCGGTGCTGCTGGAACCCAATGAGGAGGGCCTCGGGATCCTGGACAGCGCATTGCACGCCGATGGCTCGGGCTGCCAGTTCCTGCACCAGAAGGCGGGCGGCTCGGTGAAGCCCGCCACCATCCGCACGGTGGAGGCGCGCGAGCACAACGTGTTCCAGGAGGGCAAGTCCGTGTTCAAGTTCGCCGTCACCAACATGGCCGACGTGAGCGCCCAGGTGATGGAGCGCAACGGGCTCACCGCGGCGGACATCACCTGGCTGGTGCCGCACCAGGCCAACCTGCGCATCATCGACGCCACGGCGCGCCGCATGGGCTTGGACGACAGCAAGGTGATGATCAACATCGGGCGGTACGGCAACACCACGGCGGGCACGCTGCCCCTGTGCCTGTGGGAATGGGAGCCCCGATTGAAGAAGGGTGACAACCTGATCCTCAGCGCCTTCGGTGGCGGATTCACCTGGGGGGCGGTGTACCTGAAATGGGCCTACGGGGGGTGA
- the accB gene encoding acetyl-CoA carboxylase biotin carboxyl carrier protein has product MNLAQIQELIKFVAKSGVSEVEIEQKDFKITIKTPAGRKEVQVIAAPAPVYAPPAPVAAAPVAAPAPPPAAPAPAKEESRYVTVKAPMIGTFYRAAGPGKPVFVNVGDSIEKGKPICIIEAMKLFNEIESDVSGKIVKVLVDDAKPVEYDQPLFLVDPS; this is encoded by the coding sequence ATGAACCTAGCGCAGATCCAGGAGCTGATCAAGTTCGTCGCCAAGAGCGGCGTAAGCGAGGTGGAGATCGAGCAGAAGGACTTCAAGATCACGATCAAGACCCCGGCGGGCAGGAAGGAGGTGCAGGTGATCGCCGCACCGGCCCCGGTCTATGCGCCACCCGCTCCGGTGGCGGCCGCTCCGGTGGCAGCCCCGGCCCCACCCCCAGCAGCGCCGGCCCCCGCCAAGGAGGAAAGCCGCTACGTGACGGTGAAGGCGCCCATGATCGGCACCTTCTACCGCGCTGCGGGCCCTGGCAAACCGGTGTTCGTCAACGTGGGCGACAGCATCGAGAAGGGCAAGCCCATCTGCATCATCGAGGCCATGAAGCTCTTCAACGAGATCGAGAGCGACGTTTCCGGCAAGATCGTGAAGGTGCTGGTGGACGATGCCAAGCCCGTGGAGTACGATCAGCCACTGTTCCTTGTCGATCCGTCTTAG